The proteins below are encoded in one region of Carcharodon carcharias isolate sCarCar2 chromosome 2, sCarCar2.pri, whole genome shotgun sequence:
- the LOC121292811 gene encoding extracellular calcium-sensing receptor-like, whose amino-acid sequence MIFAIEEINQSKTLLQNFTLGYKIYDDCSSSAIASKAALALVNGEKGQIDYPQCKGSSDVAAIIGCDMSTSSIAAARAVGFFGIPMISYFSTCSCLSDKQEYPTFFRTIPSDEYQSKLLAELVKKFGWNWVGTVRDNTDYGNFGMRAFVEEAQKLGVCIAYSEVFYRTDPAEKISKIVQVIKQATTSVLVGFLLPREMEILLKEFVRQNVTGIQWIGSEGWVTEDLVPPEERARFLVGTIGVTARRTEIPGLRDYLLKIHPSLFPENIFMKEFWESAFMCSLGTENETEQTTSTFHMRQCTGKERLEEIENAYLPAIMDASSYHVYKAVYAVAHALDDMLSCEGGSGSITNNTCAHISNFQPWQLVHYLHSVNFTDGIGKIVYFDENGDPAPTYELINLQMTSKGTVEVVNIGYYDGSAPLGQELVLEIGDIVWSSGGNQIPQAICTEPCPPGTRKVNRKGQPICCFDCAECADGEISNTTGSTDCTKCPLEYWSNQQKDRCVLKKIEFLSFREILGFVLVTLALVGVGVTLATAAIFFQYRETPIVRANNSELSFLLLFALMLCFLCSLTFIGKPTGWSCMLRRTIFGIVFVLCISCILGKTILVVIAFKATLPNNNLMNWFGPMQQRLLVFVLTFLQALVCTIWLAVSPPYPLKNMAYYRDIIILECDVGSLKAFYFVSSYIGLLSTICFVLAFLARKLPDNFNDAKYITFSMLIFCAVWITFIPAYVSSPGKYTVAVEVFAIWASSFGLLICIFAPKCYIILLKPQDNTKKNMMGKVTSK is encoded by the exons ATGATATTTGCTATTGAAGAAATAAATCAGAGCAAAACTCTGCTTCAGAATTTCACACTGGGATATAAAATCTACGATGACTGCTCGTCCTCCGCTATTGCGTCCAAAGCAGCGCTCGCTTTGGTCAATGGAGAAAAAGGACAAATTGATTACCCTCAATGTAAAGGTTCCTCCGATGTCGCAGCCATTATTGGCTGTGATATGTCAACGTCCTCCATTGCAGCTGCAAGGGCAGTGGGTTTCTTCGGAATTCCGATG ATTAGTTACTTCTCTACTTGCTCCTGCCTCAGCGACAAACAAGAATATCCCACGTTTTTTCGAACAATACCAAGTGACGAGTATCAGTCCAAGCTTCTCGCTGAACTCGTGAAAAAATTCGGCTGGAATTGGGTTGGGACAGTTAGAGACAACACGGATTACGGGAATTTTGGAATGAGAGCATTTGTCGAAGAAGCCCAAAAACTTGGTGTTTGCATTGCGTACTCTGAAGTGTTTTACCGGACGGATCCTGCAGAGAAAATCAGTAAAATAGTGCAGGTGATCAAACAGGCGACTACATCGGTCTTGGTCGGCTTCCTGCTTCCTCGAGAGATGGAAATTTTACTTAAGGAATTTGTGCGTCAAAATGTAACCGGGATTCAGTGGATTGGAAGTGAAGGATGGGTTACTGAAGATTTAGTTCCACCTGAAGAAAGAGCAAGATTTCTGGTTGGGACAATTGGCGTGACAGCCCGCAGGACAGAAATACCCGGACTCAGAGATTATCTGCTGAAAATTCATCCTTCTCTGTTTCCTGAGAATATTTTCATGAAAGAATTCTGGGAATCTGCATTCATGTGCTCTCTGGGGACCGAGAATGAGACAGAACAAACCACTTCTACCTTTCACATGCGGCAATGCACAGGGAAGGAACGGTTGGAAGAAATAGAAAATGCATATCTTCCAGCGATAATGGACGCAAGTTCCTACCACGTGTACAAAGCTGTCTATGCTGTCGCACATGCACTAGACGATATGCTTTCTTGTGAAGGAGGCAGTGGCTCCATTACGAATAATACGTGTGCTCATATTTCGAATTTTCAGCCGTGGCAG CTGGTCCATTACCTACACTCAGTAAATTTCACAGATGGCATTGGGAAGATCGTGTATTTTGATGAAAACGGTGATCCCGCCCCAACATATGAATTgataaatttgcaaatgacttCGAAGGGTACAGTTGAAGTTGTAAACATTGGATATTATGATGGTTCAGCTCCTTTAGGGCAAGAACTTGTCCTGGAAATCGGGGATATCGTATGGAGCAGTGGTGGCAATCAG ATTCCACAAGCAATTTGCACAGAACCTTGTCCTCCTGGAACAAGAAAGGTGAACAGGAAAGGACAACCGATATGTTGCTTCGACTGTGCAGaatgtgctgatggtgagattaGCAACACCACAG GTTCCACAGATTGTACGAAGTGTCCTTTGGAATACTGGTCCAATCAACAAAAAGATCGATGTGTTCTAAAGAAAATTGAATTTCTTTCCTTTAGAGAGATCCTGGGATTTGTGTTAGTCACACTTGCATTAGTGGGAGTTGGTGTTACACTGGCTACAGCTGCTATATTCTTCCAGTATCGAGAAACTCCTATCGTTAGAGCTAACAATTCCGAGCTAAGTTTCCTCCTTCTCTTCGCACTAATGCTATGCTTCCTGTGCTCACTTACCTTTATTGGGAAACCAACTGGATGGTCTTGCATGTTGCGCCGGACTATATTTGGCATTGTATTTGTTCTCTGTATTTCCTGTATTTTGGGGAAAACCATTCTTGTTGTGATAGCTTTTAAAGCAACTCTTCCCAATAACAACTTGATGAACTGGTTTGGGCCTATGCAACAGAGGTTATTGGTGTTCGTCCTTACATTTCTTCAAGCTTTAGTTTGCACTATCTGGCTAGCTGTATCACCTCCCTATCCACTGAAAAACATGGCCTATTATAGAGACATAATTATTTTGGAATGTGATGTGGGTTCTTTAAAGGCTTTTTATTTTGTGTCGAGCTATATTGGTCTTCTGTCCACTATATGTTTCGTGCTCGCTTTCCTTGCTCGAAAACTTCCAGATAATTTCAATGATGCGAAGTATATAACTTTCAGTATGCTGATCTTCTGTGCTGTTTGGATAACTTTTATCCCAGCGTATGTAAGCTCTCCTGGAAAGTATACAGTGGCTGTAGAAGTATTTGCTATCTGGGCATCAAGCTTTGGTTTGCTTATCTGTATTTTTGCTCCTAAATGTTATATTATTTTACTGAAACCGCAGGATAACACAAAGAAAAATATGATGGGCAAAGTGACTTCAAAATAA
- the LOC121292650 gene encoding extracellular calcium-sensing receptor-like yields the protein MIFAIEEINESKTLLQNFTLGYKIYDDCSSSAIASKAALTLVNGEQEQIDYPQCKGSSDVAAIIGCDMSTSSIAAARAVGFFGIPMISYFSTCSCLSDKQEYPTFFRTIPSDEYQSKLLAELVKKFGWNWVGTIRSNTDYGNFGMRAFVEEAQKFGVCIAYSEVFYRTDPAEKISKIVQVIKQATTSVLVGFLHPREMKILLKEFLRQNVTGIQWIGSEGWVTEDLVPPEERARFLAGTIGVTARRTEIPGLRDYLLKIHPSLFPENIFMKEFWETAFMCSLGTENKTEQTTSTFRMRQCTGKERLEEIENAYLPALMDGSSYHVYKAVYAVAHALDDMLSCEEGNGPFMNNTCAHISNFQPWQLVHYLHSVNFTDRIGKVVYFDENGDPVPTYELINLQMTLKGTVEIVNVGYYDGTAPLGQELVLEIGDIVWSSGGNQIPQAICTEPCPPGTRKVNRKTQPICCFDCTECADGEISNTTGSTDCTKCPLEYWSNQQKDRCVLKKIEFLSFGEILGFVLVTLALVGVGVTLATAAIFFQYRETPIVRANNSELSFLLLFALMLCFLCSLTFIGKPTGWSCMLRRTIFGIVFVLCISCILGKTILVVIAFKATLPNNNLMNWFGPMQQRLGVFVLTFLQALVCTIWLAVSPPYPLKNMAYYRDIIILECDVGSLKAFYFVSSYIGLLSTICFVLAFLARKLPDNFNDAKYITFSMLIFCAVWITFIPAYVSSPGKYTVAVEVFAIWASSFGLLVCIFAPKCYIILLKPQDNTKKNIMGKVTSQ from the exons ATGATATTTGCTATTGAAGAAATAAATGAGAGCAAAACTCTGCTTCAGAATTTCACACTGGGATATAAAATCTACGATGACTGCTCGTCCTCCGCTATTGCGTCCAAAGCAGCGCTCACTTTGGTCAATGGAGAACAAGAACAAATTGATTACCCTCAATGTAAAGGTTCCTCCGATGTCGCAGCCATTATTGGCTGTGATATGTCAACGTCCTCCATTGCAGCTGCAAGGGCAGTGGGTTTCTTCGGAATTCCGATG ATTAGTTACTTCTCTACTTGCTCCTGCCTCAGCGATAAACAAGAATATCCCACGTTTTTTCGAACAATACCAAGTGACGAGTATCAGTCCAAGCTTCTCGCTGAACTCGTGAAAAAATTCGGCTGGAATTGGGTTGGGACAATTAGAAGCAACACGGATTACGGGAATTTTGGAATGAGAGCATTTGTCGAGGAGGCCCAAAAATTTGGTGTTTGCATTGCGTACTCTGAAGTGTTTTACCGGACGGATCCGGCAGAGAAAATCAGTAAAATAGTGCAGGTGATCAAACAGGCGACTACATCGGTCTTGGTCGGCTTCCTGCATCCTCGAGAGATGAAAATTTTACTTAAGGAATTTTTGCGTCAAAATGTAACCGGGATTCAGTGGATTGGAAGTGAAGGATGGGTTACTGAAGATTTAGTTCCACCTGAAGAAAGAGCAAGATTTCTGGCTGGGACAATTGGCGTGACAGCCCGCAGGACAGAAATACCCGGACTCAGAGATTATCTGCTGAAAATTCATCCTTCTCTGTTTCCTGAGAATATTTTCATGAAAGAATTCTGGGAAACTGCATTCATGTGCTCTTTGGGGACCGAGAATAAGACAGAACAAACCACTTCTACCTTTCGCATGCGGCAATGCACAGGGAAGGAACGGTTGGAAGAAATAGAAAATGCGTATCTTCCAGCGCTAATGGACGGAAGTTCCTACCACGTGTACAAAGCTGTCTATGCTGTCGCACATGCACTAGACGATATGCTTTCTTGTGAAGAAGGCAACGGCCCCTTTATGAATAATACGTGTGCTCATATTTCGAATTTTCAGCCATGGCAG CTGGTCCATTACCTACACTCAGTAAATTTCACCGATCGCATTGGGAAGGTCGTGTATTTTGATGAAAACGGTGATCCCGTCCCAACGTATGAATTgataaatttgcaaatgactttGAAGGGTACAGTTGAAATTGTAAACGTTGGATATTATGATGGTACAGCTCCTTTAGGGCAAGAACTTGTCCTGGAAATCGGAGATATCGTATGGAGCAGTGGTGGCAATCAG ATTCCACAAGCAATTTGCACAGAACCTTGTCCTCCTGGAACAAGAAAGGTGAACAGAAAAACACAACCAATATGTTGCTTCGACTGTACAGAATGTGCAGATGGTGAGATTAGCAACACCACAG GTTCCACAGATTGTACGAAGTGTCCTTTGGAATACTGGTCCAATCAACAAAAAGATCGATGTGTTCTAAAGAAAATTGAATTTCTTTCCTTTGGAGAGATCCTGGGATTTGTGTTAGTCACACTTGCTTTAGTGGGAGTTGGTGTTACACTGGCTACAGCTGCTATATTCTTCCAGTATCGAGAAACTCCTATCGTTAGAGCTAACAATTCCGAGCTAAGTTTCCTCCTTCTCTTCGCACTAATGCTGTGCTTCCTGTGCTCACTTACCTTTATTGGGAAACCAACTGGATGGTCTTGCATGTTGCGCCGGACTATATTTGGCATTGTATTTGTTCTCTGTATTTCCTGTATTTTGGGGAAAACCATTCTTGTTGTGATAGCTTTTAAAGCAACTCTTCCCAATAACAACTTGATGAACTGGTTTGGGCCTATGCAACAGAGGTTAGGGGTGTTCGTCCTTACATTTCTTCAAGCTTTAGTTTGCACTATCTGGCTAGCTGTATCACCTCCCTATCCACTGAAAAACATGGCTTATTACAGAGACATAATTATTTTGGAATGTGATGTGGGTTCTTTAAAGGCTTTTTATTTTGTGTCGAGCTATATTGGTCTTCTGTCCACTATATGTTTCGTGCTCGCTTTCCTTGCTCGAAAACTTCCAGATAATTTCAATGATGCGAAGTATATAACTTTCAGTATGCTGATCTTCTGTGCTGTTTGGATAACTTTTATCCCAGCGTATGTAAGCTCTCCTGGAAAGTACACTGTGGCTGTAGAAGTATTTGCTATCTGGGCATCAAGCTTTGGTTTGCTTGTCTGTATTTTTGCTCCTAAATGTTATATTATCTTACTGAAACCGCAGGATAACACAAAGAAAAATATAATGGGCAAAGTGACTTCACAATAA